The Vespula vulgaris chromosome 2, iyVesVulg1.1, whole genome shotgun sequence genome has a segment encoding these proteins:
- the LOC127072966 gene encoding zinc finger CW-type PWWP domain protein 1-like isoform X1, whose translation MMNFSKNSLFNLNSIEEIEQSMKNFNINSKKNLFHYYDVTTSQTFDNENPFEQCPYVCTRSYVSSTEMDLSKHNQENYIVRANNTIEISKQTPIVKRPLLIPTTPIKKTKQWNRNELKPKKLTYQDERFYEINDRDSGVVLESENYLNNTEYSEICNTIKYNIFQQENKKTEKIPNTKGVTQNSDILIEPRITRSITKKLQLYKNNENNIQEIQEIIETPRNTKNSTTTKAICSKKSTNYSKKNQNFCERKERKINNLDRYIVNENDHNMPMLSQYNGNGTWQDKLQWLQPRRDIGMWIQCCRKECKKWRYTIDYHDPVDVPLIWYCEMNSDMKIASCIIPEEPKPEEIESDLIENKYNAGSIVWAKRNTYLWWPAMVDDCPIKFRYYELKRNSIIPVKYHVIFFDQKELIHSWVKCKSIKPLIINKNNVFLEKVSNNVKYGNRIKESYNLACSAIPMTILERLKNFSLVALYKSERVLSNNVNNNIVSTDNYKSIVTTIETVSHNNIKKSNTEFIPNLIDLDEIIPSSQPKLDATIQSKKRKFQRKNQAS comes from the exons atgatgaatTTCTCTAAAAATTCTCTATTTAATCTTAATTCTATTGAAGAAATAGAACAGagtatgaaaaatttcaatataaatagtaaaaaaaatctttttcattattatgacGTAACAACTTCTCAAACTTTTGACAATGAAAATCCTTTTGAACAATGTCCCTATGTCTGTACAAGATCATATGTTTCTTCAACCGAAATGGATTTATCAAag CACaatcaagaaaattatattgttcGAGCAAACAATACTATTGAAATTAGTAAACAGACACCAATAGTAAAAAGACCTTTATTGATACCTACAACGCCAATAAAGAAAACTAAACAATGGAACAGAAACGAGTTAAAGCCAAAAAAGTTAACGTATCAAGATGAAAGATTCTATGAGATCAATGATAGGGATAGTGGTGTTGTTCTTGAATCTGAAAATTATCTGAATAATACTGAATATTCTGAGATATGTAAtactataaaatacaatatatttcaacaagagaataaaaaaacagaaaaaataccTAATACAAAGGGAGTAACACAAAATTCCGACATATTAATAGAACCAAGAATCACTAGATCGATAACAAAAAAGTtacaattgtataaaaataatgaaaataatatacaagaaatacaggaaataatagaaacacccagaaatacaaaaaatagtACAACGACAAAAGCTATATGTAGTAAAAAGTCAACTAATTATAgtaaaaagaatcaaaactTTTGTGAGAGAAAAg aacgtaagataaataatttggaTAGATATATTGTAAATGAGAACGATCACAATATGCCAATGTTGTCTCAATACAATGGTAATGGAACATGGCAGGATAAATTACAATGGTTACAACCACGTCGAGATATAGGTATGTGGATACAATGTTGTcgaaaagaatgtaaaaaatgGAGGTATACCATAGACTATCATGATCCAGTAGATGTACCTCTTATATGGTATTGTGAAATGAATTCTG atatgaAAATAGCATCATGTATTATTCCAGAAGAACCTAAGCCAGAAGAAATAGAATCtgatttaatagaaaataaatataacgctGGAAGTATAGTATGggcaaaaagaaatacttaCTTATGGTGGCCTGCTATGGTGGATGATTGTCCTATTAAATTTAGATATTatgaattgaaaagaaactctATAATTCCt gTGAAATATCATGTGATATTTTTTGatcaaaaagaattaatacatTCATGGGTTAAATGTAAAAGTATTAAACCCCTTATtatcaataagaataatgTATTTCTTGAAAAg gtttctaataatgttaaatatggaaatagaataaaagaaagttataaTTTAGCTTGTAGTGCTATTCCAATGACAATtttagaaagattaaaaaatttcagttTAGTGGCTCTATACAAATCTGAAAGAGTACTAAGTAATAACGTAAACAATAATATCGTTTCTACTGACAATTACAAAAGTATTGTTACAACAATTGAAACAGTATCACacaataatatcaaaaaatcaAATACTGAGTTTATTCCAAATTTAATAGATTTAGATGAAATCATTCCAAGTTCTCAACCAAAACTAGACGCTACTATTCaatcaaaaaaaaggaaatttcaaaggaaaaatCAAGCTAGTTAA
- the LOC127072966 gene encoding histone-lysine N-methyltransferase NSD3-like isoform X5 produces MMNFSKNSLFNLNSIEEIEQSMKNFNINSKKNLFHYYDVTTSQTFDNENPFEQCPYVCTRSYVSSTEMDLSKHNQENYIVRANNTIEISKQTPIVKRPLLIPTTPIKKTKQWNRNELKPKKLTYQDERFYEINDRDSGVVLESENYLNNTEYSEICNTIKYNIFQQENKKTEKIPNTKGVTQNSDILIEPRITRSITKKLQLYKNNENNIQEIQEIIETPRNTKNSTTTKAICSKKSTNYSKKNQNFCERKERKINNLDRYIVNENDHNMPMLSQYNGNGTWQDKLQWLQPRRDIEEPKPEEIESDLIENKYNAGSIVWAKRNTYLWWPAMVDDCPIKFRYYELKRNSIIPVKYHVIFFDQKELIHSWVKCKSIKPLIINKNNVFLEKVSNNVKYGNRIKESYNLACSAIPMTILERLKNFSLVALYKSERVLSNNVNNNIVSTDNYKSIVTTIETVSHNNIKKSNTEFIPNLIDLDEIIPSSQPKLDATIQSKKRKFQRKNQAS; encoded by the exons atgatgaatTTCTCTAAAAATTCTCTATTTAATCTTAATTCTATTGAAGAAATAGAACAGagtatgaaaaatttcaatataaatagtaaaaaaaatctttttcattattatgacGTAACAACTTCTCAAACTTTTGACAATGAAAATCCTTTTGAACAATGTCCCTATGTCTGTACAAGATCATATGTTTCTTCAACCGAAATGGATTTATCAAag CACaatcaagaaaattatattgttcGAGCAAACAATACTATTGAAATTAGTAAACAGACACCAATAGTAAAAAGACCTTTATTGATACCTACAACGCCAATAAAGAAAACTAAACAATGGAACAGAAACGAGTTAAAGCCAAAAAAGTTAACGTATCAAGATGAAAGATTCTATGAGATCAATGATAGGGATAGTGGTGTTGTTCTTGAATCTGAAAATTATCTGAATAATACTGAATATTCTGAGATATGTAAtactataaaatacaatatatttcaacaagagaataaaaaaacagaaaaaataccTAATACAAAGGGAGTAACACAAAATTCCGACATATTAATAGAACCAAGAATCACTAGATCGATAACAAAAAAGTtacaattgtataaaaataatgaaaataatatacaagaaatacaggaaataatagaaacacccagaaatacaaaaaatagtACAACGACAAAAGCTATATGTAGTAAAAAGTCAACTAATTATAgtaaaaagaatcaaaactTTTGTGAGAGAAAAg aacgtaagataaataatttggaTAGATATATTGTAAATGAGAACGATCACAATATGCCAATGTTGTCTCAATACAATGGTAATGGAACATGGCAGGATAAATTACAATGGTTACAACCACGTCGAGATATAG AAGAACCTAAGCCAGAAGAAATAGAATCtgatttaatagaaaataaatataacgctGGAAGTATAGTATGggcaaaaagaaatacttaCTTATGGTGGCCTGCTATGGTGGATGATTGTCCTATTAAATTTAGATATTatgaattgaaaagaaactctATAATTCCt gTGAAATATCATGTGATATTTTTTGatcaaaaagaattaatacatTCATGGGTTAAATGTAAAAGTATTAAACCCCTTATtatcaataagaataatgTATTTCTTGAAAAg gtttctaataatgttaaatatggaaatagaataaaagaaagttataaTTTAGCTTGTAGTGCTATTCCAATGACAATtttagaaagattaaaaaatttcagttTAGTGGCTCTATACAAATCTGAAAGAGTACTAAGTAATAACGTAAACAATAATATCGTTTCTACTGACAATTACAAAAGTATTGTTACAACAATTGAAACAGTATCACacaataatatcaaaaaatcaAATACTGAGTTTATTCCAAATTTAATAGATTTAGATGAAATCATTCCAAGTTCTCAACCAAAACTAGACGCTACTATTCaatcaaaaaaaaggaaatttcaaaggaaaaatCAAGCTAGTTAA
- the LOC127072966 gene encoding zinc finger CW-type PWWP domain protein 1-like isoform X2: protein MMNFSKNSLFNLNSIEEIEQSMKNFNINSKKNLFHYYDVTTSQTFDNENPFEQCPYVCTRSYVSSTEMDLSKHNQENYIVRANNTIEISKQTPIVKRPLLIPTTPIKKTKQWNRNELKPKKLTYQDERFYEINDRDSGVVLESENYLNNTEYSEICNTIKYNIFQQENKKTEKIPNTKGVTQNSDILIEPRITRSITKKLQLYKNNENNIQEIQEIIETPRNTKNSTTTKAICSKKSTNYSKKNQNFCERKERKINNLDRYIVNENDHNMPMLSQYNGNGTWQDKLQWLQPRRDIGMWIQCCRKECKKWRYTIDYHDPVDVPLIWYCEMNSEEPKPEEIESDLIENKYNAGSIVWAKRNTYLWWPAMVDDCPIKFRYYELKRNSIIPVKYHVIFFDQKELIHSWVKCKSIKPLIINKNNVFLEKVSNNVKYGNRIKESYNLACSAIPMTILERLKNFSLVALYKSERVLSNNVNNNIVSTDNYKSIVTTIETVSHNNIKKSNTEFIPNLIDLDEIIPSSQPKLDATIQSKKRKFQRKNQAS, encoded by the exons atgatgaatTTCTCTAAAAATTCTCTATTTAATCTTAATTCTATTGAAGAAATAGAACAGagtatgaaaaatttcaatataaatagtaaaaaaaatctttttcattattatgacGTAACAACTTCTCAAACTTTTGACAATGAAAATCCTTTTGAACAATGTCCCTATGTCTGTACAAGATCATATGTTTCTTCAACCGAAATGGATTTATCAAag CACaatcaagaaaattatattgttcGAGCAAACAATACTATTGAAATTAGTAAACAGACACCAATAGTAAAAAGACCTTTATTGATACCTACAACGCCAATAAAGAAAACTAAACAATGGAACAGAAACGAGTTAAAGCCAAAAAAGTTAACGTATCAAGATGAAAGATTCTATGAGATCAATGATAGGGATAGTGGTGTTGTTCTTGAATCTGAAAATTATCTGAATAATACTGAATATTCTGAGATATGTAAtactataaaatacaatatatttcaacaagagaataaaaaaacagaaaaaataccTAATACAAAGGGAGTAACACAAAATTCCGACATATTAATAGAACCAAGAATCACTAGATCGATAACAAAAAAGTtacaattgtataaaaataatgaaaataatatacaagaaatacaggaaataatagaaacacccagaaatacaaaaaatagtACAACGACAAAAGCTATATGTAGTAAAAAGTCAACTAATTATAgtaaaaagaatcaaaactTTTGTGAGAGAAAAg aacgtaagataaataatttggaTAGATATATTGTAAATGAGAACGATCACAATATGCCAATGTTGTCTCAATACAATGGTAATGGAACATGGCAGGATAAATTACAATGGTTACAACCACGTCGAGATATAGGTATGTGGATACAATGTTGTcgaaaagaatgtaaaaaatgGAGGTATACCATAGACTATCATGATCCAGTAGATGTACCTCTTATATGGTATTGTGAAATGAATTCTG AAGAACCTAAGCCAGAAGAAATAGAATCtgatttaatagaaaataaatataacgctGGAAGTATAGTATGggcaaaaagaaatacttaCTTATGGTGGCCTGCTATGGTGGATGATTGTCCTATTAAATTTAGATATTatgaattgaaaagaaactctATAATTCCt gTGAAATATCATGTGATATTTTTTGatcaaaaagaattaatacatTCATGGGTTAAATGTAAAAGTATTAAACCCCTTATtatcaataagaataatgTATTTCTTGAAAAg gtttctaataatgttaaatatggaaatagaataaaagaaagttataaTTTAGCTTGTAGTGCTATTCCAATGACAATtttagaaagattaaaaaatttcagttTAGTGGCTCTATACAAATCTGAAAGAGTACTAAGTAATAACGTAAACAATAATATCGTTTCTACTGACAATTACAAAAGTATTGTTACAACAATTGAAACAGTATCACacaataatatcaaaaaatcaAATACTGAGTTTATTCCAAATTTAATAGATTTAGATGAAATCATTCCAAGTTCTCAACCAAAACTAGACGCTACTATTCaatcaaaaaaaaggaaatttcaaaggaaaaatCAAGCTAGTTAA
- the LOC127072966 gene encoding zinc finger CW-type PWWP domain protein 1-like isoform X4, whose protein sequence is MSLCLYKIICFFNRNGFIKGISLSRSLYQIYIKHNQENYIVRANNTIEISKQTPIVKRPLLIPTTPIKKTKQWNRNELKPKKLTYQDERFYEINDRDSGVVLESENYLNNTEYSEICNTIKYNIFQQENKKTEKIPNTKGVTQNSDILIEPRITRSITKKLQLYKNNENNIQEIQEIIETPRNTKNSTTTKAICSKKSTNYSKKNQNFCERKERKINNLDRYIVNENDHNMPMLSQYNGNGTWQDKLQWLQPRRDIGMWIQCCRKECKKWRYTIDYHDPVDVPLIWYCEMNSDMKIASCIIPEEPKPEEIESDLIENKYNAGSIVWAKRNTYLWWPAMVDDCPIKFRYYELKRNSIIPVKYHVIFFDQKELIHSWVKCKSIKPLIINKNNVFLEKVSNNVKYGNRIKESYNLACSAIPMTILERLKNFSLVALYKSERVLSNNVNNNIVSTDNYKSIVTTIETVSHNNIKKSNTEFIPNLIDLDEIIPSSQPKLDATIQSKKRKFQRKNQAS, encoded by the exons ATGTCCCTATGTCTGTACAAGATCATATGTTTCTTCAACCGAAATGGATTTATCAAaggtatctctctttctcgttctctttatcaaatatatataaaa CACaatcaagaaaattatattgttcGAGCAAACAATACTATTGAAATTAGTAAACAGACACCAATAGTAAAAAGACCTTTATTGATACCTACAACGCCAATAAAGAAAACTAAACAATGGAACAGAAACGAGTTAAAGCCAAAAAAGTTAACGTATCAAGATGAAAGATTCTATGAGATCAATGATAGGGATAGTGGTGTTGTTCTTGAATCTGAAAATTATCTGAATAATACTGAATATTCTGAGATATGTAAtactataaaatacaatatatttcaacaagagaataaaaaaacagaaaaaataccTAATACAAAGGGAGTAACACAAAATTCCGACATATTAATAGAACCAAGAATCACTAGATCGATAACAAAAAAGTtacaattgtataaaaataatgaaaataatatacaagaaatacaggaaataatagaaacacccagaaatacaaaaaatagtACAACGACAAAAGCTATATGTAGTAAAAAGTCAACTAATTATAgtaaaaagaatcaaaactTTTGTGAGAGAAAAg aacgtaagataaataatttggaTAGATATATTGTAAATGAGAACGATCACAATATGCCAATGTTGTCTCAATACAATGGTAATGGAACATGGCAGGATAAATTACAATGGTTACAACCACGTCGAGATATAGGTATGTGGATACAATGTTGTcgaaaagaatgtaaaaaatgGAGGTATACCATAGACTATCATGATCCAGTAGATGTACCTCTTATATGGTATTGTGAAATGAATTCTG atatgaAAATAGCATCATGTATTATTCCAGAAGAACCTAAGCCAGAAGAAATAGAATCtgatttaatagaaaataaatataacgctGGAAGTATAGTATGggcaaaaagaaatacttaCTTATGGTGGCCTGCTATGGTGGATGATTGTCCTATTAAATTTAGATATTatgaattgaaaagaaactctATAATTCCt gTGAAATATCATGTGATATTTTTTGatcaaaaagaattaatacatTCATGGGTTAAATGTAAAAGTATTAAACCCCTTATtatcaataagaataatgTATTTCTTGAAAAg gtttctaataatgttaaatatggaaatagaataaaagaaagttataaTTTAGCTTGTAGTGCTATTCCAATGACAATtttagaaagattaaaaaatttcagttTAGTGGCTCTATACAAATCTGAAAGAGTACTAAGTAATAACGTAAACAATAATATCGTTTCTACTGACAATTACAAAAGTATTGTTACAACAATTGAAACAGTATCACacaataatatcaaaaaatcaAATACTGAGTTTATTCCAAATTTAATAGATTTAGATGAAATCATTCCAAGTTCTCAACCAAAACTAGACGCTACTATTCaatcaaaaaaaaggaaatttcaaaggaaaaatCAAGCTAGTTAA
- the LOC127072966 gene encoding zinc finger CW-type PWWP domain protein 1-like isoform X3: protein MMNFSKNSLFNLNSIEEIEQSMKNFNINSKKNLFHYYDVTTSQTFDNENPFEQCPYVCTRSYVSSTEMDLSKHNQENYIVRANNTIEISKQTPIVKRPLLIPTTPIKKTKQWNRNELKPKKLTYQDERFYEINDRDSGVVLESENYLNNTEYSEICNTIKYNIFQQENKKTEKIPNTKGVTQNSDILIEPRITRSITKKLQLYKNNENNIQEIQEIIETPRNTKNSTTTKAICSKKSTNYSKKNQNFCERKERKINNLDRYIVNENDHNMPMLSQYNGNGTWQDKLQWLQPRRDIDMKIASCIIPEEPKPEEIESDLIENKYNAGSIVWAKRNTYLWWPAMVDDCPIKFRYYELKRNSIIPVKYHVIFFDQKELIHSWVKCKSIKPLIINKNNVFLEKVSNNVKYGNRIKESYNLACSAIPMTILERLKNFSLVALYKSERVLSNNVNNNIVSTDNYKSIVTTIETVSHNNIKKSNTEFIPNLIDLDEIIPSSQPKLDATIQSKKRKFQRKNQAS from the exons atgatgaatTTCTCTAAAAATTCTCTATTTAATCTTAATTCTATTGAAGAAATAGAACAGagtatgaaaaatttcaatataaatagtaaaaaaaatctttttcattattatgacGTAACAACTTCTCAAACTTTTGACAATGAAAATCCTTTTGAACAATGTCCCTATGTCTGTACAAGATCATATGTTTCTTCAACCGAAATGGATTTATCAAag CACaatcaagaaaattatattgttcGAGCAAACAATACTATTGAAATTAGTAAACAGACACCAATAGTAAAAAGACCTTTATTGATACCTACAACGCCAATAAAGAAAACTAAACAATGGAACAGAAACGAGTTAAAGCCAAAAAAGTTAACGTATCAAGATGAAAGATTCTATGAGATCAATGATAGGGATAGTGGTGTTGTTCTTGAATCTGAAAATTATCTGAATAATACTGAATATTCTGAGATATGTAAtactataaaatacaatatatttcaacaagagaataaaaaaacagaaaaaataccTAATACAAAGGGAGTAACACAAAATTCCGACATATTAATAGAACCAAGAATCACTAGATCGATAACAAAAAAGTtacaattgtataaaaataatgaaaataatatacaagaaatacaggaaataatagaaacacccagaaatacaaaaaatagtACAACGACAAAAGCTATATGTAGTAAAAAGTCAACTAATTATAgtaaaaagaatcaaaactTTTGTGAGAGAAAAg aacgtaagataaataatttggaTAGATATATTGTAAATGAGAACGATCACAATATGCCAATGTTGTCTCAATACAATGGTAATGGAACATGGCAGGATAAATTACAATGGTTACAACCACGTCGAGATATAG atatgaAAATAGCATCATGTATTATTCCAGAAGAACCTAAGCCAGAAGAAATAGAATCtgatttaatagaaaataaatataacgctGGAAGTATAGTATGggcaaaaagaaatacttaCTTATGGTGGCCTGCTATGGTGGATGATTGTCCTATTAAATTTAGATATTatgaattgaaaagaaactctATAATTCCt gTGAAATATCATGTGATATTTTTTGatcaaaaagaattaatacatTCATGGGTTAAATGTAAAAGTATTAAACCCCTTATtatcaataagaataatgTATTTCTTGAAAAg gtttctaataatgttaaatatggaaatagaataaaagaaagttataaTTTAGCTTGTAGTGCTATTCCAATGACAATtttagaaagattaaaaaatttcagttTAGTGGCTCTATACAAATCTGAAAGAGTACTAAGTAATAACGTAAACAATAATATCGTTTCTACTGACAATTACAAAAGTATTGTTACAACAATTGAAACAGTATCACacaataatatcaaaaaatcaAATACTGAGTTTATTCCAAATTTAATAGATTTAGATGAAATCATTCCAAGTTCTCAACCAAAACTAGACGCTACTATTCaatcaaaaaaaaggaaatttcaaaggaaaaatCAAGCTAGTTAA